One stretch of Malus domestica chromosome 14, GDT2T_hap1 DNA includes these proteins:
- the LOC103454167 gene encoding E3 ubiquitin-protein ligase PUB24, which produces MDGIEVPQYFICPISLQIMKDPVTAITGITYDRESIEHWLFQSKNITCPVTKQPLQKDSELTPNHTLHRLIQAWCIKNASYGIDQIPTPKTPPNKAQVLKLLKDFWHPQLQLKIIRKLELLAVENEGNRKYMVEAGVANAMLLFITNRCYKNDQVDGLEEALSILHFVRISSEELNRHFMENYHIIDSLTWVFGCEMENQITVSTYAVLVLKYIIQKANSRVLETLNPDFFKKLVGVLRNGVTEQGMNAALHVMLDACPWGRNRIKMVEAGAVHELIELEFGAPEKRTTELIFGILFHLCSCADGRSQFISHKGGISVVSRRLLRVSPAADDRAVLILSMICKYSGTNLVLQEMLEFGAVARLCTLIQVDCPPYLKGKAREILRSHYEEWKNCRCLGISMYPK; this is translated from the coding sequence ATGGATGGCATAGAAGTTCCTCAGTATTTCATCTGCCCAATATCTCTTCAGATCATGAAGGACCCTGTGACAGCCATTACAGGCATCACGTACGACCGGGAGAGCATCGAGCACTGGCTATTCCAGAGCAAGAACATCACATGTCCCGTCACCAAACAGCCACTCCAGAAAGACTCCGAACTAACGCCTAACCACACATTGCACCGCTTAATTCAGGCATGGTGCATTAAGAATGCCTCCTACGGCATTGATCAAATACCAACTCCGAAAACACCTCCCAACAAAGCTCAAGTCCTCAAGCTCCTCAAGGACTTCTGGCACCCTCAGCTCCAGCTGAAGATTATCAGAAAGTTGGAGCTCCTGGCGGTGGAAAACGAAGGGAATAGGAAGTACATGGTGGAAGCCGGCGTGGCTAATGCCATGTTGTTATTCATTACAAACAGATGTTACAAGAACGACCAGGTGGATGGCCTAGAAGAAGCCCTTAGCATACTTCACTTTGTTCGGATTTCGTCCGAAGAATTAAACCGTCACTTTATGGAAAACTATCATATCATCGATTCGTTGACATGGGTTTTTGGTTGCGAAATGGAGAATCAAATCACGGTGAGTACGTATGCGGTGTTGGTCCTAAAATATATCATCCAAAAGGCAAACTCACGCGTGctagaaaccctaaaccctgatTTTTTTAAGAAACTTGTTGGGGTTTTGAGAAATGGGGTCACAGAACAAGGGATGAATGCAGCTCTACATGTCATGTTAGACGCTTGTCCTTGGGGAAGAAATCGAATCAAGATGGTCGAAGCTGGGGCTGTTCACGAGCTCATCGAGCTTGAATTTGGTGCACCGGAAAAGAGAACAACGGAGCTCATTTTTGGTATATTATTTCATTTGTGTTCTTGTGCTGATGGGAGATCTCAGTTTATTAGTCATAAAGGAGGCATCTCCGTTGTGTCAAGGAGACTTCTTAGGGTTTCTCCAGCAGCTGATGACCGAGCAGTTTTGATCCTTTCTATGATATGCAAGTACTCAGGAACCAACTTGGTGCTTCAGGAGATGTTGGAGTTTGGAGCTGTTGCTAGGCTTTGCACTTTGATCCAAGTTGACTGTCCTCCATACTTGAAAGGCAAAGCAAGGGAAATCCTTAGATCACATTATGAGGAGTGGAAGAACTGTCGTTGTCTTGGTATTTCTATGTATCCCAAATGA